In Halalkalicoccus sp. CG83, a single genomic region encodes these proteins:
- a CDS encoding metal-dependent transcriptional regulator, protein MMKPTAALTPKMEDYLRHLYRLEQETDGRVSNSAIARRLGVTRATVSSMLETLSDRRLIERERYRPVRLTTEGKELALGVFRRHRLVETMLSAWFDHTISEGDTEAGILEHHLSPHFCREIEQKLNMPALLFPSE, encoded by the coding sequence ATGATGAAGCCCACAGCAGCGTTGACGCCGAAAATGGAGGATTATCTCCGCCATCTCTACCGACTCGAACAGGAAACCGATGGCCGGGTATCTAACTCGGCCATCGCCAGACGTCTCGGAGTCACTCGAGCAACGGTTTCGAGTATGCTCGAAACGCTCTCAGACCGTCGACTAATCGAACGAGAACGGTATCGCCCAGTTCGACTCACGACCGAAGGAAAGGAACTCGCGCTAGGGGTATTCCGCAGACACCGGCTGGTCGAGACGATGCTCTCTGCGTGGTTTGATCACACGATCAGTGAGGGTGACACCGAAGCCGGCATCCTCGAACATCATCTCAGTCCTCACTTCTGTCGAGAGATCGAACAGAAACTCAATATGCCAGCTCTCCTTTTTCCTTCGGAATAA
- a CDS encoding metal ABC transporter permease produces MSGAVLLPLQAGPLDAVLAPLYWFLQLWSGFMSWLAGMTGLELLQYGFMHRAILVGLCIGVMAPLIGTFLVHRQLALIGDALAHTGFAGVAVGLFLNAVLDLGVSPYLTAVVVAMIAALFIELISEATDAYNDVSMAIVLSTGFALGTTLISINAGGLAVGVNQFLFGNLSTVSAESAAILLVLFAVVIGVVGLTRNQLLYVTFDETAAAVSGLSVSWYNRIMVMMTAMVVVGAMQIMGVILVAAMLVVPVAGATQVSRSFNESLLVSVVLAELAVILGTGVSYYGEATAGGVIVLIAVAIYIIAVILGKLQTAIGAESTLEMGSIDVEQTDSKGD; encoded by the coding sequence ATGAGTGGAGCAGTCCTCCTTCCGCTCCAAGCGGGGCCACTAGACGCTGTTCTCGCCCCGTTGTATTGGTTTCTGCAACTCTGGTCGGGCTTCATGTCCTGGCTCGCGGGTATGACCGGTTTGGAACTGCTCCAGTACGGGTTCATGCACCGAGCGATCCTGGTAGGGCTGTGCATCGGCGTGATGGCCCCGCTCATTGGCACCTTCCTCGTCCACCGCCAACTGGCGCTCATCGGGGATGCACTGGCCCACACCGGGTTCGCCGGCGTAGCCGTTGGGTTGTTCCTCAACGCCGTCCTCGATCTCGGCGTCTCCCCCTACCTGACGGCGGTCGTCGTTGCGATGATCGCTGCCCTGTTCATTGAACTCATCTCGGAGGCAACGGACGCTTACAATGACGTCTCGATGGCGATCGTCCTCTCGACTGGGTTCGCATTGGGGACGACCCTGATCAGCATCAATGCAGGCGGGCTCGCGGTTGGCGTCAATCAGTTCCTCTTTGGCAACCTCTCGACGGTCTCCGCCGAGAGTGCCGCGATACTACTGGTGTTGTTCGCCGTCGTCATCGGAGTCGTCGGACTCACCCGCAACCAGTTGCTGTACGTCACTTTCGACGAGACCGCAGCGGCGGTCTCTGGCCTTTCAGTGAGCTGGTACAACCGCATTATGGTGATGATGACGGCAATGGTCGTCGTCGGCGCGATGCAAATCATGGGCGTTATCCTCGTCGCAGCCATGCTCGTCGTGCCCGTTGCCGGTGCAACACAAGTCTCCCGGAGCTTCAACGAATCGCTACTCGTGTCGGTCGTCCTCGCGGAACTGGCCGTCATCTTGGGGACGGGAGTCTCGTACTACGGTGAAGCGACTGCTGGAGGTGTGATCGTTCTCATTGCAGTCGCGATATACATCATCGCGGTCATACTCGGAAAGCTCCAGACTGCCATAGGCGCAGAGTCAACCCTCGAAATGGGCAGTATCGACGTCGAACAGACCGACTCGAAGGGAGACTAA
- a CDS encoding metal ABC transporter ATP-binding protein, translating into MEQLRMSSQHTSTSETAESAISDDSIINLTGVDFGYTTTPVVEDVSLRIDPGEYAAVVGPNGSGKSTLMMLMLGLLRPDDGVAELFGEPSHQFDDGSRIGYVAQHASASKEMPITVREVVKMGRFPHVGFGRLSSEDWDIVDRALHTVGMGAFADRRVTQLSGGQRQRAFIARALASEADLLVLDEPTVGVDIESVEAFYGLLDSLNEDGITILLIEHDLSAVTEHAERVICLNREIYFDGPTSEFVESDALARAFGTAANFLGDGS; encoded by the coding sequence ATGGAGCAACTTCGAATGAGCTCTCAGCATACCAGTACCTCTGAGACTGCCGAATCAGCGATCAGCGACGATTCGATCATCAATCTGACGGGCGTTGACTTCGGATACACGACGACACCGGTCGTCGAGGATGTCTCGCTTCGGATCGACCCGGGCGAGTACGCTGCGGTCGTGGGGCCGAACGGGTCAGGGAAATCGACGCTGATGATGCTGATGTTAGGGTTGCTCCGACCGGACGATGGGGTCGCCGAACTGTTCGGCGAACCGTCTCATCAGTTCGACGATGGCTCGCGCATCGGGTACGTCGCCCAGCACGCGAGTGCGTCCAAGGAAATGCCGATCACCGTCCGCGAAGTCGTCAAGATGGGCCGATTCCCGCACGTCGGGTTCGGTCGTCTCTCCAGCGAGGATTGGGACATCGTCGACCGGGCGCTCCATACGGTCGGCATGGGGGCGTTCGCCGATCGTCGCGTCACACAGTTGTCGGGCGGCCAGCGCCAGCGGGCGTTCATCGCCCGCGCGCTCGCCAGCGAGGCCGACCTGCTCGTGCTCGACGAACCGACCGTCGGTGTCGATATCGAATCCGTCGAGGCATTCTACGGTCTGCTGGATTCGTTGAACGAGGATGGAATCACGATCCTCCTCATCGAACACGACCTGAGCGCCGTCACTGAACACGCTGAACGCGTCATCTGTCTCAACCGTGAGATATACTTCGACGGACCGACTTCGGAATTCGTCGAGAGCGACGCCTTGGCTCGCGCATTCGGCACCGCAGCGAATTTCTTAGGAGATGGCTCATGA
- a CDS encoding metal ABC transporter substrate-binding protein — translation MDDTNQSWLQQRFSRRKAITAGAGALATGLAGCMNSSSREAESNDGASGDGETVAVASFFSFYDFARNIVDGTPVQVKNLVPTGLHGHGWEPNASVSKDIIEADAFVHVGPGFQPWADRAIQTLKDDNVDTQLINAREGVELVDLAATLDPEEEGVGEQQGKDPHFWLDPQRAKTSVDNITEGLVELAPDQESTLRDNAETYKTETLERIGQDYQAIFDAAERDVVQLAAHNAFQYIGVRYDATMRPLVTNLAASGDVKPSDIKEAKEVIEENDINYIANGVFEARKPAKQLLAETQVEAYFPVTPYAGVRDDWVENNWGYEEIAYNINMPTFEVVLGNKQPEEAGPDGWAEEWSNFE, via the coding sequence ATGGACGATACGAACCAGTCTTGGTTGCAGCAACGTTTTTCGCGGAGGAAAGCCATTACTGCCGGTGCAGGGGCTCTTGCCACGGGGCTCGCCGGTTGCATGAACAGTAGCAGCAGGGAAGCCGAAAGCAACGACGGTGCATCTGGTGACGGCGAGACCGTCGCAGTCGCGTCCTTTTTCAGCTTCTATGACTTCGCACGCAATATCGTCGATGGGACACCCGTTCAGGTGAAGAACCTCGTCCCCACCGGGTTGCATGGTCACGGTTGGGAGCCTAATGCCAGCGTCTCGAAAGATATCATCGAGGCCGATGCGTTCGTCCACGTCGGCCCAGGCTTTCAGCCGTGGGCTGACCGCGCGATTCAGACCCTTAAAGACGACAACGTCGACACCCAGCTGATCAACGCCCGTGAAGGCGTCGAGTTGGTCGATCTTGCGGCGACTCTCGATCCAGAAGAGGAGGGTGTTGGCGAGCAACAGGGGAAAGACCCACACTTCTGGCTCGACCCACAGCGTGCGAAGACGTCAGTCGACAACATCACCGAGGGACTCGTCGAACTCGCGCCCGATCAGGAGAGTACGCTACGAGACAACGCCGAGACCTACAAGACCGAAACGCTCGAACGAATCGGCCAGGACTATCAGGCCATCTTCGACGCAGCAGAACGTGACGTCGTCCAACTCGCGGCCCACAACGCCTTCCAGTACATCGGCGTTCGCTACGACGCCACGATGCGTCCCCTCGTCACGAATCTTGCAGCGAGTGGCGACGTCAAACCGTCGGACATCAAGGAGGCGAAGGAGGTTATCGAGGAGAACGACATCAACTACATCGCTAACGGCGTCTTCGAGGCGCGGAAACCAGCAAAGCAACTGCTTGCCGAAACTCAAGTGGAGGCGTACTTCCCGGTAACCCCGTATGCGGGCGTCCGCGATGATTGGGTCGAGAACAACTGGGGCTACGAAGAGATAGCCTACAACATCAACATGCCCACGTTCGAGGTCGTCCTCGGCAACAAACAGCCCGAAGAAGCCGGCCCCGACGGCTGGGCCGAAGAATGGAGCAACTTCGAATGA
- a CDS encoding alpha/beta fold hydrolase: MSNDDARDHEPADAPSPGASQTISGIGSDYYTEEIHGPLEYFTIDAFELAEGETIRELEIAYATFGELNDAKDNAILFPHMYSGTSKDMEMYVGEGLALDPSEYFIILPNQIGNGLSTSPHNVGGPMGQGDFPDIRISDDIRAQHRLVTEKFRIEELQLVLGWSMGAQQTYEWAVRYPEMVRRAAPIGGTARNPVLSGLLVDALIMALETDPNWDDGYYENQRDLRRGLRHHARIWALMGTSAELWREESWRDAGFSSLDDFLFNLWDNWFLPMDPNDLRCMAWKWKHADVGRITDGDLAAALDRIEAKTYVMPFEKDYVFPVADCQREAEMISDSEFHPIPSPWGHFGMFGFDPSDFEFIDERLGELLAEPV; this comes from the coding sequence ATGTCCAATGACGACGCTAGAGACCACGAACCCGCAGACGCCCCGTCCCCAGGTGCAAGCCAGACAATCAGCGGTATTGGTAGCGACTATTACACCGAGGAGATCCACGGTCCGCTTGAGTACTTCACCATCGATGCGTTCGAGCTGGCGGAGGGCGAGACGATCCGGGAGTTGGAGATCGCGTACGCGACTTTCGGTGAACTGAACGACGCGAAGGACAACGCCATCCTCTTTCCGCACATGTACTCGGGGACAAGCAAGGATATGGAGATGTATGTGGGCGAGGGGCTGGCGCTTGACCCTTCGGAGTACTTCATCATTCTGCCGAACCAGATCGGCAACGGACTCTCCACCTCGCCGCATAACGTCGGCGGGCCGATGGGACAGGGTGACTTTCCGGACATCCGCATCAGCGACGATATCCGGGCTCAGCATCGACTCGTCACCGAGAAATTCCGTATCGAGGAACTTCAGCTCGTACTCGGCTGGTCGATGGGCGCCCAGCAGACCTACGAATGGGCCGTTCGCTACCCGGAGATGGTCAGACGGGCCGCACCTATCGGCGGCACGGCGAGGAACCCGGTTCTCAGTGGTCTCCTCGTCGACGCGTTGATCATGGCCCTCGAGACCGATCCCAACTGGGACGACGGTTACTACGAGAACCAGCGCGACCTGCGGCGGGGGCTTAGACACCATGCCCGAATCTGGGCGCTAATGGGGACAAGCGCAGAGCTGTGGCGCGAGGAGAGCTGGCGCGATGCGGGATTTTCGTCGTTGGATGACTTCCTGTTTAACCTGTGGGACAACTGGTTTCTCCCGATGGATCCTAACGACCTCCGGTGTATGGCGTGGAAATGGAAGCACGCCGACGTGGGGCGGATCACCGACGGCGACCTCGCGGCTGCACTCGACCGTATCGAGGCGAAAACGTACGTAATGCCGTTCGAGAAGGACTATGTGTTCCCAGTCGCGGATTGCCAGCGGGAGGCCGAGATGATCTCCGATAGCGAGTTCCATCCCATTCCTTCGCCGTGGGGCCACTTCGGGATGTTTGGGTTCGACCCCTCGGACTTCGAGTTCATCGACGAACGACTTGGCGAACTGCTCGCGGAACCGGTCTGA
- a CDS encoding DUF6788 family protein: MTTPSEPVAPDSLPKYLADGLSKQDREILEDVREYVEALLNYHALLDEQPIDESYLPEDAELVEETPKGSIMNEFRTCGDESCHCMSGGEKHGPYRYRVYREEGEVKKEYLGKAE, translated from the coding sequence ATGACCACACCATCCGAACCCGTCGCGCCCGACTCGCTTCCAAAATATCTCGCCGACGGCCTGTCGAAGCAGGACCGCGAGATCCTCGAGGACGTCCGCGAGTACGTCGAGGCGCTGCTCAATTATCACGCCCTGCTTGACGAGCAACCGATCGACGAAAGCTATCTCCCCGAGGATGCCGAGCTCGTCGAGGAGACCCCGAAAGGCTCGATCATGAACGAGTTCAGGACCTGCGGCGACGAGAGCTGTCACTGCATGAGTGGCGGCGAGAAACACGGTCCCTACCGATACCGGGTATACCGCGAGGAGGGCGAGGTCAAAAAGGAATATCTCGGAAAAGCCGAGTAA
- a CDS encoding sodium:solute symporter family protein, which produces MIPLPLQNGVTPEVESGLTAIAVIIAYFAVVVGIGVYYYKRSRSSTSDFWIAGGQIKTYVQVFTFYAVLASAGSFFGIGGFAYSFGASFAMLLTVAVAAGGLFTMIFLAGPIRRAGVYTVPAYLQMRYQSKRVRLVGAIIFAVAAWAYTIPQLTAGGITMGFVLPQLGYQLGVAVAAVGFALYVALGGMWAVTWTDFIQGIMMVALSLIPLPVILLEFGGVGGTLSAAIASDSGFAGSTESWVTHLGISLVWILGVLSLPQFGQRILSSESDKAARRGFMWMVPLYILTFGLSSFIVAGGAMAVEPNLANPDFFYYLVLDEFFGPLVQGLGAAALLAAIMSTTDALLIALSASLSHDIPETMGWGLSNRQELLVGQAVIWGGALTTALVALDPPGLIATMTTLVTGGLASGLFPAIAVGTWWKRANEWGAISAMIVGFIAYGVLLFGEFLGPLFAEALIAVPIGLLTFFGVSLATRRPTGDELIGFQTFHSDSISPESGVPGDD; this is translated from the coding sequence ATGATACCGCTACCCCTCCAAAACGGCGTCACCCCGGAGGTAGAGAGCGGCCTGACGGCGATCGCGGTCATCATCGCGTACTTCGCCGTCGTCGTCGGCATCGGCGTGTACTACTACAAGCGTTCGCGTTCATCAACGAGCGACTTCTGGATCGCGGGCGGGCAGATAAAGACGTACGTCCAGGTCTTCACCTTCTACGCGGTGTTGGCGAGCGCAGGCTCGTTCTTCGGCATCGGTGGGTTCGCGTACTCGTTTGGCGCGAGCTTCGCGATGCTGCTGACCGTCGCCGTCGCCGCTGGCGGCCTGTTCACCATGATCTTCCTGGCCGGGCCGATCCGGCGAGCAGGCGTCTACACGGTTCCGGCCTACCTGCAGATGCGCTATCAGAGCAAGCGGGTGCGCCTCGTGGGCGCGATCATCTTCGCGGTCGCCGCCTGGGCCTACACCATCCCGCAGCTGACCGCGGGTGGGATAACCATGGGCTTCGTGCTCCCGCAGCTCGGCTATCAGCTCGGCGTCGCCGTCGCCGCGGTCGGCTTCGCGTTATACGTCGCGCTGGGCGGAATGTGGGCGGTCACCTGGACTGACTTCATCCAGGGGATCATGATGGTGGCTCTCTCGCTGATCCCCCTTCCGGTCATCCTGCTGGAGTTCGGCGGCGTCGGCGGCACCCTCTCGGCGGCCATCGCGTCCGACTCCGGCTTCGCCGGCTCGACCGAATCGTGGGTGACCCACCTCGGGATATCCCTGGTCTGGATCCTCGGTGTGTTGTCGCTGCCGCAGTTCGGCCAGCGGATCCTCTCCAGCGAGAGCGACAAGGCCGCGCGCCGCGGGTTCATGTGGATGGTCCCGCTGTACATCCTCACGTTCGGCCTGTCGTCGTTCATCGTCGCCGGCGGGGCGATGGCGGTAGAGCCGAACCTCGCCAACCCCGACTTCTTCTACTACCTCGTACTGGACGAGTTCTTCGGTCCGCTCGTCCAGGGGCTCGGCGCGGCCGCCCTGCTCGCCGCGATCATGTCGACTACCGACGCACTCCTGATCGCGCTGAGCGCCAGCCTCAGCCACGACATTCCGGAAACGATGGGCTGGGGACTCAGCAACCGCCAGGAGCTGCTCGTCGGACAGGCCGTCATCTGGGGCGGTGCGCTGACGACAGCGCTCGTCGCCCTCGATCCGCCGGGGCTGATCGCGACGATGACCACGCTCGTTACCGGCGGGCTCGCCAGCGGGCTGTTCCCGGCTATTGCCGTCGGCACGTGGTGGAAGCGTGCCAACGAGTGGGGCGCCATCTCGGCGATGATCGTCGGCTTCATCGCCTACGGCGTGCTTCTGTTCGGCGAATTCCTGGGGCCGCTGTTCGCCGAGGCGCTGATCGCCGTCCCGATCGGCCTGCTCACGTTCTTCGGCGTCTCCCTAGCGACACGTCGACCGACCGGCGACGAGCTGATCGGGTTCCAGACGTTCCACAGTGACTCCATCTCGCCTGAATCCGGCGTTCCCGGTGACGATTGA
- a CDS encoding alpha/beta hydrolase yields MTVKAHDIEAADGTRLRLWERSAADPERAVLFVHGATYASRAIFAPRGAPEHSWLAAVADAGDAGFALDLRGYGDSERPPEMDGPPTATEPVVRAATAAGDLRDAVNAVSKRTNCDVHLVGTSWGTMVAGRLLAADDSPEIASATLHAPVYRPTAELLEGFDLGDPPRAYRTVSRAEVRNRWDSQFPDDEPAAAYRGGNEASDPVFDAFWQTLADSGQGNEDDQTLDAPNGTLLDLLDAANGDPGYDPSAIDVPTLVIRGSLDPTSTRSDALSLYDALSVPRDETTYVEISGGTHLLHLERRRHALYDAVRWFQERH; encoded by the coding sequence ATGACCGTCAAGGCACACGATATCGAGGCGGCGGACGGCACGCGACTCCGACTCTGGGAACGCTCAGCAGCTGATCCGGAACGGGCGGTACTGTTCGTCCACGGGGCCACGTACGCGAGCCGTGCGATCTTCGCTCCACGCGGCGCGCCGGAGCACTCGTGGCTTGCCGCGGTCGCCGACGCCGGCGACGCCGGATTCGCGCTCGATCTCCGCGGCTACGGCGACAGCGAACGGCCGCCGGAGATGGACGGACCACCGACGGCGACAGAACCGGTGGTCAGGGCTGCGACCGCCGCCGGGGACCTCCGTGACGCGGTCAACGCCGTCTCAAAGCGGACCAACTGCGACGTTCATCTCGTCGGGACGTCGTGGGGAACGATGGTTGCAGGGCGACTATTGGCGGCAGATGACTCGCCGGAAATCGCGTCCGCGACCCTTCATGCGCCGGTCTACAGGCCAACAGCAGAGCTGCTCGAGGGATTCGACCTTGGCGACCCGCCCCGGGCCTATCGGACGGTGAGTCGCGCCGAGGTACGCAACCGGTGGGACAGCCAGTTTCCCGACGACGAGCCGGCGGCGGCTTATCGGGGTGGCAACGAAGCATCCGATCCAGTGTTCGACGCGTTCTGGCAGACGCTCGCCGACTCCGGACAGGGTAACGAGGACGACCAGACGCTCGACGCTCCCAACGGAACGCTGCTTGACCTACTCGACGCCGCGAACGGCGACCCCGGCTACGATCCGTCGGCGATCGACGTTCCGACGCTCGTGATCCGTGGCTCGCTCGATCCTACGTCGACCCGTTCAGACGCCCTCTCGCTGTACGACGCACTCTCCGTTCCCAGAGACGAGACGACCTACGTCGAAATCAGCGGTGGAACACACCTCCTCCATCTCGAACGCCGTCGACACGCCCTCTACGATGCCGTCCGATGGTTTCAGGAACGACACTGA
- a CDS encoding DUF5789 family protein has protein sequence MSDTPTDRTREIGIDFGSLAQQLEEHEYPATNDELVEQYGESVLIFQNGEQTLREVFEAMATESFNSPRDARQAIFNGVNEQAIGRKGYSDRDPPALGEESEQPGESF, from the coding sequence ATGAGTGACACACCCACTGATCGTACGCGAGAGATCGGCATTGACTTCGGTTCGCTCGCCCAGCAACTCGAAGAACACGAGTATCCAGCCACGAACGACGAACTCGTTGAACAGTACGGCGAGTCCGTTCTGATATTCCAGAACGGCGAACAGACGCTCCGCGAGGTCTTCGAAGCGATGGCAACCGAATCGTTCAACTCACCGAGGGACGCTCGTCAGGCTATCTTTAATGGCGTGAACGAGCAGGCGATCGGGCGGAAAGGCTACAGTGATCGGGACCCGCCAGCACTCGGCGAAGAATCGGAACAGCCAGGCGAATCGTTCTAA
- a CDS encoding MFS transporter gives MTKSSEARATLWVILASATLTVMAGAILGPIVPAIKSSLGVSESLAGLIITTHGALIVLVSPIAGTLIDRVGPRRPFIGGLLLYAAGGGAGLIIDSFIPLLVSRAVLGVGVAFVYSGITVLIYDLYEGQRMNRALGLRSSANSVGGVVWPLIGGALGTISWQAPFGVYLIALPLGLLAVVTIPETGRSRDTTRVRSDAGITGVIAILRRRPALVSVYVLYFAANAFLYSIVVFYPQLLAGLGITSSLSISLYLSANGVAGGISAAIYDRLVARTSRHVLVAIALLLWVGAFIGATLANSALTAVPTVVAFGLGQGLVFPSSFAWIEALAPTDRQGQFSSYLASSGYTGQFLSPVLFGLVVPLFGIRGVFGVAALMVILGALILGAALGRQA, from the coding sequence ATGACGAAGTCATCGGAGGCCCGTGCGACACTATGGGTTATCCTCGCTTCGGCGACGCTGACGGTGATGGCTGGGGCCATTCTTGGACCGATCGTACCAGCAATTAAATCGAGTCTGGGCGTTTCGGAATCACTTGCTGGCCTCATCATTACGACCCATGGCGCACTTATCGTTCTCGTCAGTCCGATCGCGGGTACACTCATTGACCGCGTTGGTCCGCGACGCCCCTTCATTGGTGGCCTCTTGCTGTATGCCGCCGGTGGCGGGGCCGGACTGATTATCGACTCATTCATCCCGCTGCTCGTTTCACGAGCCGTCTTGGGTGTCGGCGTAGCGTTCGTCTATAGCGGCATTACGGTGCTCATCTACGACCTTTACGAGGGCCAGCGAATGAATCGTGCGCTCGGATTGCGAAGTAGCGCCAACAGCGTCGGCGGCGTAGTCTGGCCCCTGATCGGGGGTGCGCTGGGAACGATCTCCTGGCAAGCCCCCTTCGGTGTCTATCTAATTGCACTCCCGTTAGGTCTCCTCGCAGTCGTGACCATTCCCGAAACGGGACGAAGCAGAGACACCACTAGGGTACGGTCGGATGCAGGAATCACCGGCGTCATTGCTATCCTTCGACGACGGCCAGCACTCGTGTCGGTCTACGTGCTGTACTTTGCGGCGAACGCGTTCCTCTACAGCATCGTCGTCTTCTACCCGCAACTCCTCGCAGGACTCGGGATCACCTCATCGCTGTCGATCAGCCTCTATCTCTCCGCCAACGGGGTCGCCGGTGGTATCTCTGCCGCGATCTACGATCGCCTTGTAGCCCGGACGAGCAGGCATGTGCTCGTCGCGATAGCTCTCCTTCTGTGGGTCGGCGCTTTCATCGGCGCAACTCTCGCAAACTCGGCGCTAACGGCAGTTCCAACAGTTGTCGCGTTCGGTCTGGGACAGGGCTTAGTGTTCCCGTCTTCTTTTGCCTGGATTGAGGCCCTCGCACCCACGGATCGACAGGGCCAGTTTAGTTCGTATCTCGCATCATCGGGCTATACGGGTCAGTTCCTCTCTCCAGTGCTGTTCGGTCTAGTCGTCCCGCTGTTCGGTATTCGTGGGGTGTTCGGCGTGGCAGCGCTGATGGTCATACTTGGTGCACTCATACTCGGAGCCGCACTGGGTAGACAGGCGTAA
- the rocF gene encoding arginase, with the protein MSQLQIIGVPMDLGADRRGVDMGPSAIRYGDITDTANFKSKLESLGYTCHDQGDVPVPTPETRNPTAGTAGTASMRQAKYVPEVKDVCENVSTAVSTALANGRFPMVLGGDHSIAIGSLNGTAETADVGVLWFDAHADLNTPETTPSGNVHGMPLAAVLGVGAFQESEFEWAHAPNVRAENIAIVGLRSVDDAEKAVIRDSDITAYTMSDIDERGIAAVVSEAMEIVTENTEQLHVSFDLDWLDPVEAPGVGTPVPGGVSYREAHYALESIARYHEQDPILRSLEFVEVNPVLDERNKTAALTGELAASALGKRVL; encoded by the coding sequence ATGTCTCAACTCCAGATTATTGGCGTGCCCATGGATTTGGGCGCCGATCGACGCGGTGTTGATATGGGGCCGTCAGCCATCCGCTATGGGGATATAACGGATACAGCGAACTTCAAGAGCAAATTAGAAAGTCTCGGTTATACCTGTCATGACCAGGGCGACGTTCCGGTCCCAACACCAGAGACGCGTAACCCAACGGCAGGAACAGCAGGGACAGCGAGTATGCGCCAGGCGAAGTATGTGCCTGAGGTTAAGGATGTCTGTGAAAACGTCTCGACTGCAGTGAGTACAGCACTTGCCAATGGGAGGTTTCCAATGGTCCTCGGGGGCGATCATTCGATTGCGATTGGGAGTCTCAACGGAACCGCTGAAACGGCGGACGTTGGGGTGCTCTGGTTCGATGCTCATGCGGATTTAAACACACCGGAGACGACACCAAGCGGAAACGTACATGGAATGCCATTAGCTGCTGTACTAGGTGTCGGCGCTTTTCAAGAATCCGAGTTCGAGTGGGCACACGCACCGAACGTTCGAGCGGAGAACATCGCTATCGTCGGTCTTCGAAGCGTCGACGATGCAGAGAAAGCCGTCATTCGCGATAGCGATATCACGGCCTATACGATGAGTGATATCGACGAACGCGGGATCGCAGCCGTTGTCTCCGAAGCTATGGAGATCGTCACCGAGAACACCGAGCAGTTGCATGTGAGCTTCGACCTCGATTGGTTAGACCCAGTCGAAGCACCTGGCGTTGGGACCCCTGTGCCCGGCGGGGTGAGCTATCGGGAGGCACATTATGCCTTGGAATCGATTGCAAGATATCACGAACAGGATCCAATTCTTCGATCGCTCGAATTCGTCGAGGTCAATCCTGTTCTCGATGAACGGAACAAGACCGCTGCTCTCACTGGAGAGTTGGCTGCAAGCGCCTTAGGAAAACGTGTTCTGTAG
- a CDS encoding MarR family transcriptional regulator — MATYSTEEILELSPSAKLVFYVLNHHGSLTQQELQSESLLTSRTVRYALTRLAENGLVDSRSSLKDARQQIHSLSERGEAIAQRL; from the coding sequence ATGGCTACGTACTCTACAGAGGAGATTCTGGAATTGTCACCAAGTGCTAAACTCGTCTTCTATGTGCTCAACCATCACGGCTCGCTCACCCAACAAGAACTCCAGTCCGAGTCGCTATTAACCTCTCGAACGGTGCGATATGCACTGACACGATTAGCCGAGAATGGGTTAGTTGACAGCCGATCCTCGCTTAAAGATGCACGACAGCAGATTCATTCGCTCTCCGAACGTGGCGAAGCCATCGCTCAACGATTATAA
- a CDS encoding DUF6653 family protein, which produces MVAGIPKQFEDQFWARHSNPKSGWMRVPSGAVIVYAIYHRNWRLLGAALIWTAINPFLFSPPETEDAWMTRVVLAERWWVKEKTNRTVGLGYPNVCNAVAALGFVYALYAAWRHSPKGAILGVVTSIALKLWWARVLVKRYDQRTG; this is translated from the coding sequence ATGGTCGCCGGTATTCCTAAGCAGTTCGAAGACCAATTCTGGGCCCGTCACTCGAATCCAAAGAGCGGCTGGATGCGCGTCCCGTCGGGCGCCGTCATCGTCTACGCTATCTATCACCGCAATTGGCGACTCCTCGGTGCCGCGCTCATATGGACGGCAATCAATCCGTTCCTGTTCTCGCCACCCGAAACTGAAGACGCTTGGATGACTCGCGTCGTCCTCGCCGAGCGGTGGTGGGTCAAGGAGAAGACGAACCGGACGGTCGGACTCGGCTACCCAAACGTCTGTAACGCCGTCGCCGCGCTTGGGTTCGTCTACGCACTATACGCCGCTTGGCGACATTCACCGAAAGGAGCGATACTTGGCGTCGTGACCAGTATCGCCCTGAAACTCTGGTGGGCCCGGGTGTTGGTCAAACGCTACGACCAACGAACTGGGTGA